A genome region from bacterium includes the following:
- a CDS encoding polymer-forming cytoskeletal protein: MEDTGRSGDLNTIIGKGTVIDGTIKVQNSMRLDGRVTGHILTTDALVVGKDGEVRGEVRTKNAVIGGLVNGQIFASGKVVLESRAVLKGDVKTAKLMVNDGARFDGNCSMSEDGGVKALAHGQNSAEPARAGEFSRSAASRR, from the coding sequence ATGGAAGATACTGGCAGATCAGGAGATTTAAACACCATCATCGGCAAGGGTACGGTGATCGACGGCACCATCAAAGTGCAAAACAGCATGCGCCTGGATGGCCGCGTGACCGGTCACATCCTCACCACGGATGCGTTGGTGGTGGGTAAAGACGGCGAAGTCCGCGGCGAAGTCCGCACCAAGAACGCCGTTATCGGCGGCTTGGTGAATGGGCAAATTTTTGCCAGCGGCAAAGTGGTGCTGGAGAGTCGCGCCGTATTGAAAGGCGACGTCAAGACTGCCAAGCTGATGGTCAATGATGGTGCGCGCTTTGACGGCAATTGCTCGATGAGTGAAGACGGTGGCGTCAAGGCTTTGGCACACGGCCAAAACAGTGCCGAGCCGGCCAGAGCTGGTGAATTCAGCCGCAGCGCCGCCAGCCGTCGTTAG
- a CDS encoding polymer-forming cytoskeletal protein: MLTRKDNAEAERSGGELNTIIGRGSVFEGTLTVQSSLRVDGKVIGNVQVSDALIVGKEGEIDGEVRVRNAIIGGRVRNRILASGKVVLEAKSVVHGEVKTSRLVIDEGAVFEGRCSMSDDDKAASLPENSSRGNRPSAMNMEVLSRHEAAAGR; this comes from the coding sequence ATGTTGACAAGAAAGGACAATGCTGAAGCCGAACGCAGCGGTGGTGAACTGAATACGATTATCGGGCGTGGCTCAGTTTTTGAAGGAACCCTCACCGTGCAAAGCAGCTTGCGAGTGGATGGCAAGGTGATCGGCAATGTGCAAGTGAGTGATGCATTGATCGTCGGAAAAGAAGGGGAAATCGATGGGGAAGTGCGTGTGCGCAATGCCATCATCGGCGGCCGGGTGCGCAATCGCATCCTGGCAAGCGGCAAGGTCGTACTGGAGGCCAAATCGGTTGTACATGGTGAAGTGAAGACTTCCCGGCTGGTCATTGACGAAGGCGCAGTTTTCGAGGGCAGATGCTCGATGAGCGACGACGACAAAGCGGCCTCCCTGCCTGAAAATTCCAGCCGCGGCAATCGCCCCAGTGCGATGAACATGGAAGTACTGTCGCGGCACGAAGCGGCTGCCGGACGATGA
- a CDS encoding iron ABC transporter permease yields MQFKISRTLLKRHPFTFAAVAALLAVLALAIYFPLSTMLLESLRTVDPQTGSKGFSFVHFARFFSLRSPESLQALSGSLKISLLSVLLSALVGVPLAVLFTRFRFPGQKLFGVLATLPMLLPPLVGVIAFFILMDETGIVPRALQHLLATASPPLVMRGVPAILLVHTYSFYVFFYLLTRNALAGLDHALEEAALGLGASRWRLWFGVILPQLRPALIGAAMLVFMNSMASFTAPYLFRDDWRFLSLEIYNAKLKGDLPLAMAQSVVLASISIVFVFILRWYGNRHALGRGSKGVAAPARVLTGRWQKLALTVAGSVITLLLMLPQLTLLLMAFVKNGTWTSAILPDTFTTENFLELFRSRKTAEPWMNSLWMSATATALGTVMALAAVLVAHRGKRLPPGTAGLLEISVMLPWAVPGTVIAMALIVAFITPHWFTAGHTLVGTSAIMVLAYFVRHLPIQFRATAAAHAQLDPALDEAAKNLGAGGWTAFRRVTLPLILPGVITGTVTAFVIALGEFVSSILLFTPSNRPLSVAIFSELRDFDLGSVAAYSILLAVLIGATLALAQKFQGQQQPGLTP; encoded by the coding sequence GTGCAATTCAAAATCTCCCGCACTTTGCTCAAGCGACATCCCTTCACGTTCGCCGCAGTGGCGGCGCTGCTCGCGGTGTTGGCGCTCGCGATTTATTTTCCGCTGAGCACGATGCTGCTCGAAAGCCTGCGGACGGTCGATCCCCAGACCGGTAGTAAGGGTTTCTCATTCGTCCACTTTGCGCGCTTTTTCAGCCTGCGCTCGCCCGAGAGTTTGCAGGCCTTGTCCGGTAGTTTGAAGATTTCACTGCTGAGCGTCCTGCTGAGCGCATTGGTGGGCGTGCCGCTGGCGGTGCTGTTTACGCGCTTTCGATTCCCCGGACAAAAGCTGTTTGGCGTACTCGCGACACTGCCGATGCTGCTGCCGCCGCTGGTCGGCGTCATCGCCTTCTTCATTCTCATGGATGAAACCGGTATCGTACCGCGCGCGCTGCAGCATTTGCTTGCCACCGCCTCACCGCCGTTGGTCATGCGCGGCGTGCCTGCCATTCTGCTGGTGCACACCTACAGCTTCTACGTGTTCTTCTATTTGTTGACCCGCAACGCGCTGGCCGGCCTGGATCATGCACTGGAAGAAGCTGCGCTGGGATTGGGCGCGAGCCGCTGGCGGTTGTGGTTTGGCGTCATCCTGCCGCAGTTGCGGCCTGCCTTGATCGGCGCGGCCATGCTGGTGTTCATGAATTCCATGGCGAGCTTCACCGCGCCCTATCTTTTCCGCGATGATTGGCGCTTTTTGTCACTTGAAATCTACAATGCCAAACTCAAGGGCGACCTGCCGCTCGCGATGGCGCAGTCGGTGGTGCTGGCAAGCATCTCGATCGTGTTCGTCTTTATTCTGCGTTGGTACGGCAATCGCCACGCCCTGGGCCGCGGCAGCAAGGGCGTGGCCGCGCCCGCGAGAGTGCTGACCGGCCGCTGGCAGAAACTCGCTTTGACCGTCGCCGGGAGTGTCATTACCCTTTTGTTGATGCTGCCGCAGCTCACACTTTTGCTCATGGCCTTCGTAAAGAACGGCACGTGGACTTCGGCGATTCTGCCGGACACCTTCACCACCGAGAACTTTCTCGAGCTGTTTCGCAGCCGCAAGACTGCGGAACCCTGGATGAACAGTCTTTGGATGTCAGCCACGGCCACGGCTCTAGGCACAGTCATGGCGCTGGCCGCCGTGCTGGTCGCCCACCGTGGCAAACGCCTACCGCCCGGCACGGCCGGACTGCTGGAGATCAGCGTGATGCTGCCCTGGGCGGTGCCGGGCACGGTGATCGCAATGGCCTTGATCGTGGCGTTCATCACCCCGCATTGGTTCACCGCCGGCCACACGCTGGTCGGAACTTCTGCCATTATGGTGCTGGCCTATTTTGTTCGCCATTTGCCCATTCAATTTCGGGCCACGGCCGCCGCGCACGCGCAACTGGATCCCGCACTCGATGAGGCGGCCAAAAATCTGGGCGCCGGCGGCTGGACGGCATTTCGCCGCGTCACGCTGCCGCTGATTCTGCCCGGCGTCATCACCGGGACGGTTACGGCATTCGTGATCGCGCTCGGCGAGTTCGTCTCCTCCATTCTGCTGTTCACGCCCTCCAACCGGCCACTCTCTGTGGCCATCTTTTCCGAGCTGCGCGATTTCGACCTGGGCAGTGTCGCAGCATATTCGATCTTGCTGGCCGTGCTCATCGGTGCCACCTTGGCGCTGGCGCAGAAATTTCAAGGACAGCAGCAACCCGGCCTCACCCCTTAG
- a CDS encoding ABC transporter ATP-binding protein: MARVRLAGIEKSFGAVAAVAELHLDIAEGEFFSLLGPSGCGKTTTLRMIAGFETPERGRILFNDEEVTAKRPNQRNTGMVFQSYALFPHLTVFENVAFGLRARKRPESEIAAHVHEALQLVAMNELAQRPVTQLSGGQQQRVALARALAIKPAILLLDEPLSNLDAKLRYTTRSELKRLQRRLGITTIYVTHDQEEALALSDRLAILNHGVLQQVGTPEQIYKDPANLFVMNFIGATNVLSGRVDRSVGAGFTIKGASWQVQFSGAPETLPAAAEVQLAFRPEHVTLGETDASAGEEVLIEGQWHSLEYAGTHWLAQLTVDGGLCSARISDEVKHALLGPQAWVEADRKKVNLRIPRRHLRLFAG, encoded by the coding sequence ATGGCGCGCGTTCGGCTGGCAGGGATTGAGAAATCGTTCGGCGCAGTCGCGGCCGTGGCAGAACTTCATCTGGACATCGCCGAAGGTGAGTTCTTCAGCCTGCTCGGGCCGAGCGGCTGCGGCAAAACCACGACGCTGCGCATGATCGCGGGATTTGAAACGCCGGAACGCGGCCGGATACTCTTCAATGACGAAGAAGTCACCGCCAAACGGCCGAATCAGCGTAACACCGGCATGGTCTTCCAGAGCTATGCCCTGTTTCCCCACCTCACGGTTTTTGAAAACGTCGCGTTCGGCCTGCGCGCGCGCAAACGACCTGAATCCGAAATCGCGGCGCATGTGCACGAGGCGCTGCAGCTCGTGGCAATGAATGAGCTGGCCCAGCGGCCGGTCACCCAGCTTTCCGGCGGGCAGCAACAGCGCGTGGCGCTGGCGCGCGCGCTCGCCATCAAACCCGCAATCTTGCTGCTGGATGAGCCGCTCTCGAATCTCGATGCCAAGCTGCGCTACACCACCCGCAGCGAGTTGAAGCGCCTGCAGCGCCGCCTGGGGATTACCACCATCTATGTCACTCACGATCAGGAAGAGGCGCTGGCGCTGTCCGATCGCCTCGCCATTCTCAATCACGGTGTCTTGCAGCAGGTGGGTACGCCGGAACAAATCTACAAAGACCCGGCGAATTTGTTCGTGATGAATTTCATCGGCGCGACCAATGTGCTCAGCGGCCGCGTCGATCGTTCAGTAGGAGCCGGCTTCACCATCAAAGGCGCATCATGGCAGGTGCAATTCTCCGGCGCGCCGGAGACATTGCCCGCGGCCGCCGAAGTGCAACTGGCCTTCCGGCCGGAACATGTGACGCTGGGAGAAACCGATGCGTCCGCCGGCGAGGAGGTGCTGATCGAGGGCCAGTGGCACAGCCTCGAGTACGCCGGCACGCACTGGCTGGCGCAGCTCACCGTTGACGGCGGACTTTGCAGCGCGCGCATTTCCGATGAAGTCAAACACGCTTTGCTCGGGCCGCAAGCCTGGGTTGAAGCCGATCGTAAAAAAGTCAATTTGCGGATTCCGCGCCGGCATTTGCGCTTGTTTGCAGGCTGA
- a CDS encoding extracellular solute-binding protein encodes MRLSLFHLLLLSLLAAGCGSQSEKSLVVYSPHGKELLEDFARRFEAAHPGVKVDWFDMGAQDVLDRVRSEKANPQGDIWWGAPAPTFMQAAREGLLQAYRPSWAAAVDSAFHDPQDHWYGTWITPEIIMFNRDKLTRATAPQDWDEVLSEKWRDQIVLRDPLASGTMRAIFFTMIYRAYRETGSTAAGFDWLRRLDANTKSYAANPALLYLALARGGAAFTLWNHPDVPLQANTYGYPFDYVVPRSGVPLVPEGLAIIAGAKHPELARQFYEFITSPESFLHAARAYWRIPARKDLDFSQFPAETDPAQFPALPMNWQLFADSSEAWIQYWDANLRNRGKH; translated from the coding sequence TTGCGACTCTCTCTCTTTCATCTCCTACTTCTCTCCCTCCTCGCTGCCGGCTGTGGCAGTCAATCGGAAAAAAGTCTGGTGGTTTATTCGCCGCATGGCAAGGAATTGTTGGAGGATTTTGCCCGGCGCTTCGAGGCCGCCCATCCCGGCGTGAAAGTCGATTGGTTCGACATGGGTGCACAAGATGTGCTCGATCGCGTGCGCTCGGAGAAAGCCAATCCCCAGGGTGACATATGGTGGGGCGCGCCAGCGCCCACGTTCATGCAGGCGGCGCGCGAGGGGTTGCTGCAAGCCTATCGTCCCTCCTGGGCGGCCGCGGTTGATTCGGCGTTTCACGATCCGCAAGACCATTGGTACGGCACCTGGATCACGCCCGAAATCATCATGTTCAACCGCGACAAGCTGACGCGCGCGACCGCGCCGCAGGATTGGGACGAGGTGCTGTCGGAAAAATGGCGAGATCAGATTGTGCTGCGTGATCCGCTCGCCTCCGGCACCATGCGCGCGATTTTTTTCACCATGATCTACCGGGCGTATCGCGAAACCGGCTCCACTGCCGCCGGTTTTGACTGGCTCCGCCGGCTGGACGCCAACACCAAATCCTATGCCGCCAATCCCGCCCTGCTTTATTTGGCGCTGGCGCGCGGCGGCGCGGCGTTCACGCTGTGGAATCATCCCGATGTGCCGCTGCAGGCCAACACCTACGGCTATCCCTTCGACTATGTCGTGCCGCGCAGCGGCGTGCCGCTGGTGCCGGAAGGCCTGGCAATCATTGCCGGCGCCAAACATCCCGAACTGGCACGGCAATTTTACGAGTTCATCACCTCGCCCGAATCTTTCCTTCATGCCGCGCGTGCTTATTGGCGCATTCCCGCGCGCAAAGATCTGGACTTCTCGCAATTTCCTGCGGAAACCGATCCCGCCCAGTTTCCGGCGTTGCCCATGAATTGGCAGCTCTTCGCCGACAGCTCGGAAGCCTGGATACAGTATTGGGATGCCAATCTGCGCAATCGAGGAAAGCACTAG
- a CDS encoding LamG domain-containing protein: protein MKRVVSIATFLTALVVLPLSTQTPWRSDGCLTFSGPVVVEQQDAGGWFDFFSQAPLRRLERAAIGLSADTAAMANWPGFTIEFWFQTEESSAPAPLLALLESGTGRFFCRLQREAAGHYVAELALPGSSVVLTAVANNAVQGWRHLALVFDRAQAQAPQLRLFLDGMQLASMNCPAPPVWPGRFALNLGGVSGVSPFAGKVDDVRISAWPRYHPAGFQPARPLLKDRGTLGLWNFDALQHAGIGRRAERAEAGWQMVWRASASGARLASWQVRRSADQGLEIRWETAREDNLHGFEIQRRDATSAAPFARVGFVPATGTSTHDVVYHFIDYPERTGLYEYRLKCVDAGGQAGYSAALRCEFRRELAADD, encoded by the coding sequence GTGAAGAGAGTTGTTTCGATCGCGACGTTCCTGACTGCCCTGGTTGTCCTTCCCCTTTCTACTCAAACCCCGTGGCGCAGCGACGGCTGCCTGACCTTTTCCGGGCCGGTGGTCGTCGAACAACAGGATGCGGGAGGGTGGTTCGACTTTTTCTCCCAAGCGCCGTTGCGCAGGCTTGAACGCGCCGCCATTGGCTTGAGCGCCGATACTGCGGCCATGGCTAACTGGCCCGGTTTCACGATTGAATTCTGGTTCCAGACGGAAGAATCGTCTGCGCCGGCCCCGCTGCTTGCGCTGTTGGAGTCCGGCACCGGTCGATTCTTTTGCCGGTTGCAGCGCGAGGCGGCCGGGCATTATGTGGCAGAACTGGCTCTGCCCGGCTCGTCCGTTGTGCTGACCGCGGTCGCGAACAATGCGGTCCAAGGTTGGCGCCATCTGGCTTTGGTTTTCGACCGCGCCCAGGCGCAAGCGCCGCAGTTGCGATTGTTTCTTGACGGCATGCAGCTCGCAAGCATGAATTGTCCAGCTCCGCCGGTTTGGCCCGGGCGTTTTGCTTTGAACCTCGGCGGCGTTTCAGGCGTCTCGCCTTTCGCCGGCAAGGTTGACGATGTGCGCATTTCCGCCTGGCCGCGTTATCATCCGGCTGGCTTTCAACCGGCGCGGCCGCTGCTGAAAGATCGCGGTACACTCGGCTTGTGGAATTTCGATGCGCTTCAGCATGCGGGCATCGGCCGCCGGGCTGAACGCGCCGAGGCGGGCTGGCAGATGGTTTGGCGTGCCTCGGCCAGCGGCGCGCGCCTCGCGAGCTGGCAGGTCCGCCGCAGCGCTGACCAGGGTCTGGAAATCCGCTGGGAAACTGCGCGCGAAGACAACCTGCATGGGTTTGAGATTCAGCGTCGCGACGCCACTTCTGCTGCGCCGTTTGCGAGAGTTGGATTCGTGCCGGCGACCGGCACCAGCACCCATGACGTGGTTTATCATTTCATTGATTACCCGGAGCGCACCGGCCTCTACGAATATCGTTTGAAATGTGTGGATGCCGGCGGACAGGCCGGCTACTCGGCGGCGTTGCGCTGCGAGTTCCGCCGTGAACTGGCGGCGGATGATTGA
- a CDS encoding NAD-dependent epimerase/dehydratase family protein gives MIAFITGGTGFIGSFLAQRLTDACEQVYCLVRPTSSLKWLQQLPVNYVYGDLFNEAALAEALHHATHVFHLAGVTKELTSAAYFHANGEGTAALLRACSRHARELERFVYVSSIAAAGPSRGKQLRTEGETPQPVSVYGKSKYAGELACAEFRSQMPITIVRPPIVYGPRDRDVYNYFKQVDLGIRLRPGRRERWTSLIHVHDLVRGILLAGTHLRAIGETYFLTNPEPYEWNELGLAIAQALGKKSIAITVPEAVTPVVAAVSELVAKIVRKPALLNFDKIREMRQAGWAFSGEKAKQQLGFVTEIPLAEGLKQTVEWYRENGWL, from the coding sequence ATGATCGCCTTCATCACCGGCGGCACGGGTTTTATCGGCAGTTTTCTGGCACAACGATTGACCGACGCCTGCGAGCAGGTCTATTGCCTGGTGCGGCCGACCAGCTCGCTGAAGTGGCTGCAGCAGTTGCCGGTGAATTACGTTTACGGCGACTTGTTCAATGAAGCCGCGCTGGCGGAGGCCCTGCACCACGCCACTCACGTCTTTCACCTGGCCGGCGTCACCAAAGAGCTGACCAGCGCCGCGTACTTTCACGCCAATGGCGAGGGTACGGCGGCCTTGCTGCGCGCGTGCAGCCGCCACGCCCGGGAACTCGAACGCTTTGTGTACGTTTCCAGCATCGCGGCCGCAGGCCCCAGCCGCGGCAAACAACTGCGCACCGAGGGGGAAACTCCGCAGCCGGTTTCGGTCTATGGCAAATCGAAATACGCCGGTGAATTGGCCTGCGCCGAGTTTCGCTCACAAATGCCGATCACCATCGTGCGACCGCCCATCGTCTATGGCCCGCGTGACCGCGACGTCTACAACTACTTCAAACAAGTCGATCTCGGCATTCGCCTGCGGCCGGGCCGGCGCGAACGCTGGACCAGCCTGATTCATGTGCATGATTTGGTACGCGGCATCCTGCTCGCCGGCACCCATCTCAGGGCCATCGGCGAAACCTACTTCCTCACCAACCCCGAGCCATATGAATGGAACGAACTCGGCCTGGCAATCGCACAGGCGCTGGGCAAAAAGTCGATTGCGATCACCGTGCCGGAGGCGGTGACGCCGGTGGTGGCCGCGGTGAGCGAGTTGGTGGCCAAGATCGTGCGCAAACCGGCACTGTTGAACTTCGACAAGATTCGTGAAATGCGGCAAGCCGGCTGGGCATTCTCCGGTGAGAAGGCCAAACAACAACTCGGTTTTGTCACGGAAATTCCGCTCGCCGAGGGCCTCAAGCAAACCGTGGAATGGTATCGCGAGAACGGCTGGCTGTAG
- a CDS encoding thioesterase, with the protein MSHLYRRCFHVRHYELDFFHHLNNAVFVKYMQEAAIEASTAAGYSPAWYRDHGVGWVIRKLAVRYFQQAVYGDEIEITTWVSDMKRVTSHREYVLTRGRDAAVIARARVNWVYVDLNTGQPVRIPAEFQAAFQPTNVQEPLSVHIRHAPEIADAHRYESTRRVQTYEVDTVQHVHHAVYLHWIEQAYFDAIRAAGHPIEKARSYGWSALQGGHEIEYFEPAFDNDALRIVSWICHLSRVRGAWWHEIYNAGTGRLLARDYSLGVFVDQRGKLMVPPEIIAEVVRGPGAAGV; encoded by the coding sequence TTGTCACACCTGTATCGCCGCTGTTTTCACGTGCGCCACTATGAGCTGGATTTCTTTCATCACCTGAACAATGCCGTGTTCGTGAAGTACATGCAGGAGGCCGCGATTGAGGCTTCCACTGCCGCGGGCTACAGTCCCGCCTGGTATCGCGACCACGGCGTGGGCTGGGTGATCCGCAAGCTGGCAGTTCGCTACTTTCAGCAGGCGGTGTACGGCGACGAGATCGAGATCACCACCTGGGTGTCAGACATGAAGCGGGTGACTTCCCACCGTGAGTATGTGCTCACGCGCGGGCGCGATGCGGCCGTGATTGCCCGGGCCCGGGTCAATTGGGTTTATGTCGATTTGAATACGGGCCAGCCGGTGCGCATCCCCGCAGAATTTCAGGCGGCTTTTCAACCCACCAACGTGCAGGAACCGCTCTCCGTCCACATTCGGCATGCCCCGGAGATTGCCGACGCCCATCGCTACGAGAGCACGCGCCGCGTGCAGACTTATGAAGTCGACACGGTGCAACACGTGCATCACGCGGTTTATTTGCATTGGATCGAACAAGCGTACTTTGACGCCATTCGCGCCGCCGGCCATCCCATCGAGAAAGCGCGCAGCTATGGCTGGAGTGCGCTGCAGGGCGGACATGAGATCGAGTATTTCGAGCCCGCTTTCGACAACGACGCCTTAAGGATCGTCAGTTGGATTTGTCACCTGAGCCGGGTGCGTGGGGCCTGGTGGCATGAGATCTACAACGCCGGCACCGGCCGGTTGCTGGCGCGCGATTATTCGCTCGGTGTGTTCGTCGATCAACGCGGCAAACTCATGGTGCCGCCGGAAATCATTGCGGAGGTGGTGCGGGGGCCGGGTGCGGCTGGGGTTTGA